The following coding sequences lie in one Hyphobacterium sp. CCMP332 genomic window:
- a CDS encoding AGE family epimerase/isomerase — protein MTAPKTLIDTAARFCDWMRDAALPVWADAGWDDERGGFHERLNLDGTPDLDAVRRVRSQARQVYVYAHAHELGWFDGKALALRGFDYLVDKAWQTGGAGGWVMRLNLDGSVADRTCDLYEQAFALLALSHVYRLTGDAQVKTLARDTLGYIDEALGHTAGGWREAEPDRLPRRQNPHMHMFEASLALHEAFGGQGHLARAGNILRLMRDHWLFPSGGLREVFNPDWSPLTGPEGRKTEPGHQFEWVWLLDRYAALSGDETGPEVSSLYAFAKAYGRSPVSGLIVSAVRDDGVVLDGSARTWQQTEHLKAALVQGQTGRSGGWGSAQDALHQLFTKFLKPAPTGCWIDAYDAAGNPAVKTITASTLYHLLVAAVETDRVLGRQGDSRLRVVK, from the coding sequence ATGACAGCGCCAAAAACACTGATTGATACTGCGGCGCGCTTTTGCGACTGGATGCGGGACGCCGCTCTGCCGGTCTGGGCGGACGCCGGCTGGGATGATGAGCGCGGCGGGTTTCACGAACGGCTGAATCTCGACGGCACGCCCGATCTGGACGCGGTGCGCCGGGTCCGGTCTCAGGCCCGGCAGGTTTACGTCTATGCGCATGCCCACGAGCTCGGCTGGTTTGACGGCAAGGCACTGGCGCTCAGGGGCTTTGACTATCTGGTCGACAAGGCGTGGCAGACGGGCGGCGCCGGTGGCTGGGTGATGCGGCTCAATCTGGATGGCAGTGTCGCGGACAGGACCTGTGATCTTTACGAGCAGGCGTTTGCGCTTCTTGCGCTGTCTCACGTCTATCGCCTAACGGGGGATGCACAGGTCAAAACACTGGCCCGCGATACGCTCGGCTATATCGATGAGGCACTGGGCCATACGGCGGGCGGTTGGCGTGAAGCCGAACCGGATCGCCTCCCGCGTCGCCAGAATCCGCACATGCACATGTTCGAGGCCAGCCTGGCTTTGCACGAAGCCTTTGGCGGGCAGGGCCATCTCGCCCGCGCGGGAAACATATTGCGCCTGATGCGCGATCACTGGCTTTTTCCCTCCGGCGGCTTGCGCGAAGTGTTCAACCCCGATTGGTCGCCGCTGACCGGGCCCGAGGGCCGCAAGACCGAGCCGGGCCACCAGTTTGAATGGGTCTGGCTGCTGGATCGCTATGCGGCCCTGTCCGGCGATGAGACCGGCCCGGAAGTCTCCAGCCTCTATGCCTTTGCAAAAGCCTATGGCCGCTCACCGGTCTCGGGGTTGATTGTCTCCGCCGTCCGCGATGATGGTGTGGTGCTGGACGGCTCTGCGCGGACATGGCAGCAGACCGAGCATCTGAAAGCGGCGCTGGTTCAGGGCCAGACCGGACGTTCGGGTGGCTGGGGCAGCGCTCAGGATGCCCTGCATCAGCTCTTCACCAAATTCCTCAAGCCCGCCCCGACCGGGTGCTGGATTGACGCCTATGATGCGGCAGGAAACCCGGCGGTCAAAACCATTACCGCCTCGACGCTCTATCATTTGCTGGTCGCGGCCGTTGAAACCGATCGCGTGCTCGGCCGCCAAGGCGATTCCAGACTCCGGGTCGTGAAATGA
- a CDS encoding mannose-1-phosphate guanylyltransferase, with amino-acid sequence MINIRPAILCGGSGERLWPLSRKDRPKPFHRLLSDRTLFEDTLLRCAGQGEGIAFTAPLVIAGQAIEAPVRDGLASAGITPAALAFEPVGRNTAPAAAIAALLAQKQDGPEALVLLVPSDHHIAPVTKFRETIAAAAPLAADGKIVVFGIPPTRPETGYGYIRTGEALGEGFTVAAFEEKPDEATAQSYLQSGDRLWNAGLFLFRADILLSELARFEPEILIAVKESLGVDGAIDAETFSASPSVPLDIAVMERTAHAAVVPTRFDWSDVGTWPSLADALEGDANGNILSGDIVAFDSKNSYLRGDGVTLTALGVNDLVVVATGDAVFVAPKSRAHDVKKIIAELKAGGRDDRL; translated from the coding sequence ATGATCAATATTCGTCCGGCCATTCTCTGCGGCGGGTCCGGCGAGCGCCTCTGGCCGCTCTCCCGCAAGGACAGGCCGAAACCCTTCCACCGGCTCCTGTCGGACCGCACCCTGTTTGAAGATACGCTGCTACGCTGTGCCGGGCAGGGCGAGGGCATCGCCTTCACCGCTCCGCTTGTGATCGCAGGCCAAGCGATTGAGGCTCCCGTCCGCGACGGCCTCGCCAGTGCCGGCATCACACCGGCCGCCCTGGCGTTCGAACCCGTGGGCCGGAATACTGCCCCCGCGGCCGCTATCGCCGCCCTGCTGGCGCAGAAACAGGACGGGCCGGAAGCGCTGGTTCTGCTCGTGCCGTCAGATCATCACATTGCTCCGGTGACCAAATTCCGCGAAACGATTGCCGCCGCCGCGCCGCTTGCGGCGGATGGAAAAATCGTGGTCTTCGGCATCCCGCCCACGCGGCCTGAAACCGGCTATGGCTATATCCGGACGGGCGAGGCGCTGGGTGAGGGCTTCACGGTTGCTGCCTTCGAGGAAAAGCCGGATGAGGCAACGGCGCAATCCTATCTGCAAAGCGGTGACCGTTTGTGGAATGCCGGCCTGTTTCTGTTCCGCGCCGATATCCTGCTCAGCGAGCTCGCGCGCTTCGAACCGGAAATCCTGATTGCGGTGAAAGAATCACTGGGCGTGGACGGGGCGATTGATGCCGAGACGTTTTCGGCCAGCCCGTCCGTGCCGCTGGACATTGCGGTGATGGAACGCACCGCCCATGCCGCTGTCGTCCCGACCCGGTTCGACTGGTCGGATGTCGGCACCTGGCCGTCCCTAGCCGATGCGCTGGAGGGCGATGCCAATGGTAATATTCTGTCCGGAGATATTGTCGCGTTTGATAGCAAAAACAGCTATTTGCGCGGCGATGGCGTGACGCTGACGGCGTTGGGCGTGAACGATCTGGTTGTGGTGGCAACGGGAGATGCGGTCTTCGTGGCGCCAAAATCCCGAGCCCATGACGTCAAGAAAATCATCGCCGAACTGAAGGCCGGGGGACGCGACGACCGCCTCTGA
- a CDS encoding DUF4164 family protein, which translates to MSNSTDPMAQAIARLDRALTHVEARLNRLQATARDSSDADADRARLAEELDKARASEAAMAEAAEDASKALGEAIAELRAAADAAEAAVEAGNG; encoded by the coding sequence ATGTCTAACTCCACCGATCCCATGGCGCAGGCCATCGCCCGGCTCGATCGTGCCCTGACGCATGTTGAAGCGCGGCTGAATCGCTTGCAGGCCACAGCCCGTGATAGCAGCGATGCCGATGCCGATCGCGCCCGTCTGGCCGAAGAGCTCGACAAGGCCCGCGCCAGCGAAGCGGCTATGGCCGAGGCTGCCGAAGACGCGTCGAAAGCACTTGGTGAAGCCATCGCCGAGCTCCGCGCCGCTGCCGATGCGGCAGAAGCCGCAGTGGAGGCCGGCAATGGGTAA
- a CDS encoding cell division protein ZapA, which produces MGKVSVTLNGRAFTIGCEDGQESYLRELARHLDTHVTDLSKQVGQIGDLRLLLMASLVVVDELKTAQNRLEALESHLNRLKSESSAKPAESAGADGLVEALNGISERLERLATEDAS; this is translated from the coding sequence ATGGGTAAGGTCTCCGTCACCCTGAATGGCCGCGCCTTCACCATTGGCTGCGAGGACGGGCAGGAAAGCTATCTGCGCGAACTGGCGCGGCATCTCGATACCCATGTCACCGATTTGTCCAAACAGGTCGGCCAGATCGGCGATCTGCGACTCCTGCTGATGGCTTCGCTGGTGGTCGTCGACGAGTTGAAAACCGCCCAGAACCGGCTGGAGGCTCTGGAATCGCATCTCAACCGGCTGAAGAGCGAAAGCAGCGCCAAACCGGCGGAGTCGGCGGGCGCGGACGGGCTGGTCGAGGCGCTGAACGGGATTTCCGAGCGGCTTGAACGGCTGGCCACAGAAGATGCCTCTTGA
- a CDS encoding 5-formyltetrahydrofolate cyclo-ligase — translation MFLNWRKNRARTAALLRRKAAHAAHPDAARDLVSNFPDEIWPGVGHVVAGYWAANSEIDAIRLIETFHCEQARIVLPRVAGPDVPLDFHAWHPEDELERSAHGISAPKKSATRLTPQLLLVPLLAFDDRGYRLGYGGGYYDRTLEALRAAGPVTTAGLAFEAQRVKKLPAQRHDQRLDWIITEKRAYRFA, via the coding sequence ATGTTTCTGAATTGGCGAAAAAACCGGGCGAGGACAGCTGCATTATTGCGCCGCAAGGCGGCACACGCGGCCCACCCTGATGCCGCCAGAGACCTGGTTTCCAATTTTCCTGATGAAATCTGGCCCGGCGTCGGACACGTCGTGGCCGGATATTGGGCCGCAAATTCCGAAATCGACGCCATCCGCCTGATCGAGACCTTCCACTGTGAGCAGGCCCGAATCGTCTTGCCGCGTGTCGCAGGTCCGGATGTTCCGCTCGACTTTCACGCCTGGCATCCCGAAGACGAGCTGGAAAGAAGTGCCCACGGTATCTCCGCGCCGAAAAAGAGCGCCACACGTCTGACGCCGCAATTGCTGTTGGTGCCCCTTCTGGCCTTTGATGACCGCGGATACCGGCTGGGCTATGGCGGCGGCTATTACGACCGCACTCTGGAGGCCTTGCGGGCCGCCGGACCGGTCACAACGGCCGGTCTCGCCTTCGAGGCGCAGCGGGTGAAGAAACTGCCTGCGCAGCGTCATGATCAGCGTCTTGATTGGATTATCACCGAAAAAAGGGCATATCGCTTCGCGTGA
- a CDS encoding TIGR00282 family metallophosphoesterase has product MRIAFFGDVMGKSGRQAVQEHLPGLIASLGLDFVAINAENAAGGFGITERTANEMFDAGADALTLGNHAWDQSEALTFIEREPRLLRPSNYPPGTAPGRGAGVFPARNGAMVFVMNVMGRLFMDPLDDPFVSVEKEISAAPLGEVCDAALVDFHGEATSEKNAMGYFCDGRASLVVGTHTHIPTADHRVLPQGTAYITDLGMTGDYDSIIGMDREEPMRRFTTRMRSGRFSPAEGEGTLCGVVIETYDRTGLSKSIHPVRIGGILHQAEPAL; this is encoded by the coding sequence ATGCGGATAGCATTTTTCGGTGATGTGATGGGCAAGTCCGGACGTCAGGCCGTGCAGGAACACCTGCCGGGCCTGATCGCATCGCTTGGCCTCGACTTCGTCGCCATCAATGCGGAAAATGCGGCGGGTGGCTTCGGAATTACCGAGCGGACCGCAAACGAGATGTTCGATGCCGGCGCGGATGCGCTCACGCTTGGCAACCATGCGTGGGACCAGTCCGAAGCCCTGACCTTCATCGAACGCGAACCGCGTCTCCTGCGTCCATCGAATTATCCGCCGGGCACGGCACCCGGGCGGGGCGCAGGCGTCTTTCCGGCGAGGAATGGCGCGATGGTGTTCGTCATGAATGTCATGGGCCGGCTTTTCATGGACCCTCTGGACGATCCCTTTGTGTCGGTAGAAAAGGAAATCTCGGCCGCGCCGCTGGGCGAGGTCTGCGATGCGGCACTGGTGGATTTTCATGGCGAGGCGACGTCTGAAAAGAACGCCATGGGCTATTTCTGTGACGGCCGGGCCAGCCTCGTAGTGGGCACGCACACGCACATCCCGACGGCCGATCACCGCGTTCTGCCGCAGGGCACCGCCTATATCACCGATCTGGGCATGACCGGCGACTATGATTCAATCATCGGCATGGACAGAGAAGAACCCATGCGCCGCTTTACGACGCGCATGCGCTCGGGACGGTTCTCGCCCGCCGAAGGCGAGGGCACTTTGTGCGGTGTGGTGATCGAGACCTATGACCGGACAGGATTGTCAAAATCCATCCACCCGGTCCGCATTGGCGGCATCCTGCATCAGGCCGAGCCAGCGCTCTGA